The sequence AAGTCCATCACTGTTGCTATCGAGCGCAGAGTGAAGCACCCGATCTACGGGAAATTCATCAAGCGTACCACCAAACTGCATGCTCATGACGAAACCAACCAGTGCAGCGTCGGTGACGTGGTAACGATACGTGAGTGTCGCCCACTGTCTAAGACCAAAAACTGGATGTTGGTGGATGTTGTTGAGAAATCCACACAGATCTAATCTGTTTTGTGGATTGAAAAAAAAGCGCCTTAGGGCGCTTTT comes from Lacimicrobium alkaliphilum and encodes:
- the rpsQ gene encoding 30S ribosomal protein S17; this translates as MTEQTVRTLQGRVISNKMEKSITVAIERRVKHPIYGKFIKRTTKLHAHDETNQCSVGDVVTIRECRPLSKTKNWMLVDVVEKSTQI